The Salinibacterium sp. M195 genome includes a window with the following:
- a CDS encoding aromatic acid exporter family protein — protein MKLVTTLVIARRSPLLQVLKTSVAAVIAWVVAGFLLQQPLPIFAAIAALLVVQPSVTQSIEKGIERSIGVVAGVAIALGAGQIFGDQSWVILSVIIISVLVAWALRLSAGSANQIPISAMLVLALGGQNAAYAGERIVETIIGALIGLIVNLAIVAPVFVSPARVAVAALTKKTAAVLESLARSLSTPQSEADLKKLLDDARVLRDLRDAASLALRKGSDSLTLNPRKSKHHRMLRRETELFTMLTVLVTRTLGMARAIHDRYDTNLMTDPVVVSIARELERAAHDLRLRGQAPGERESVAPTKDLLTLTAPLTVLTPHPEHWILIGSLLEDVRRVHEVIVGASDNG, from the coding sequence GTGAAACTCGTAACGACGCTCGTTATCGCGCGTCGTTCACCGTTGTTGCAGGTTCTCAAGACATCGGTAGCAGCGGTAATTGCGTGGGTCGTTGCGGGCTTCTTGCTGCAACAACCGCTTCCTATTTTTGCCGCGATTGCTGCACTCTTGGTCGTTCAACCCAGCGTCACGCAATCCATTGAGAAGGGCATTGAACGCAGCATCGGCGTTGTTGCTGGTGTGGCTATCGCCTTGGGTGCTGGCCAGATCTTTGGCGATCAAAGCTGGGTCATCCTGAGTGTCATCATCATCTCGGTCTTGGTGGCATGGGCATTGCGCTTGAGCGCTGGTTCCGCCAACCAGATTCCCATTAGCGCAATGCTTGTTCTCGCGCTGGGTGGCCAAAACGCGGCCTACGCTGGTGAGCGAATCGTCGAGACGATTATTGGCGCTCTCATTGGGTTAATCGTCAACCTCGCGATCGTTGCTCCGGTTTTCGTCAGCCCGGCACGCGTCGCGGTAGCTGCTCTCACCAAGAAGACTGCGGCGGTGCTCGAATCGCTGGCCCGATCGCTCAGCACTCCTCAATCGGAGGCAGATCTGAAGAAACTTCTGGATGATGCCCGGGTGCTTCGGGATTTACGTGATGCGGCATCCCTCGCGCTTCGTAAGGGTTCCGACAGCCTCACTCTCAATCCGCGAAAAAGCAAACATCACCGCATGTTGCGGCGTGAAACAGAACTATTCACGATGCTGACCGTGCTCGTCACACGCACCCTCGGCATGGCTCGCGCTATTCATGACCGCTACGACACAAATCTCATGACTGACCCGGTAGTCGTCTCGATCGCGCGCGAACTCGAGCGTGCCGCTCACGATTTGCGACTGAGAGGGCAGGCACCAGGCGAGCGGGAATCCGTGGCGCCGACTAAAGATCTGCTCACGCTGACTGCACCCCTGACAGTTCTCACACCGCATCCTGAGCACTGGATCCTCATTGGATCGCTGCTAGAAGACGTGCGTCGCGTGCATGAGGTAATTGTCGGA
- a CDS encoding glycoside hydrolase family 15 protein encodes MALPIEDYALIGDCQTAALVGRDGSIDWLCFPRFDSASMFGALLGNEDHGRWLVAPVASLYESATVTVTRKYRENTFTLITTWVTAEGEVEVIDFMPYGNRRADVVRRIRGVRGSVAMHTELLIRFGYATALPWLRQAPEAGGHAVIAVAGPDAIVARGIELHSADHKHTANFIISAGETRDLTMTWYPAHRNPPSAVNVDEVLAHTSEWWNSWASHCEPTEKYPEIVKRSLLVLRALTHEDTGGIVAAATTSLPEWFGGSRNWDYRYVWLRDAALTLHVLLDHGYVAEAEAWRRWLLRAIAGDPADVQIMYGLSGERWLEERELDSLPGYEGASPVRIGNGAFNQFQGDVFGEVMVALQAARRAGVHENDFSWPLQRALMTFVEDNWNRPDNGIWEIRGPERHFTHSRVMLWAALDCAITAVEEFGLEGPVETWIKIRAEIHEEIERDGWDAERGTYTQYYGGTGVDASLLQLPQVGYLAADDPRMLGTVAAIEEELLVDGLVLRYLTESGVDGLPEGENPFLACSFWLVEQYASSGRLADATMLMDRLVGFANDVGLISEEYDTVNERQAGNTPQALSHLALVRAADAISKVTSLK; translated from the coding sequence ATGGCGTTACCAATCGAAGACTATGCCCTTATTGGCGACTGTCAGACGGCTGCACTTGTCGGCCGCGATGGAAGCATTGACTGGCTCTGCTTTCCGAGATTCGACTCCGCGTCGATGTTCGGAGCATTGCTGGGCAACGAAGATCACGGACGCTGGCTTGTTGCGCCTGTCGCGAGTCTTTACGAGTCCGCCACGGTCACCGTCACTCGCAAATATCGCGAGAACACTTTTACCCTCATCACCACGTGGGTGACTGCTGAAGGTGAAGTCGAAGTAATTGACTTCATGCCTTATGGAAATCGTCGTGCCGATGTCGTGCGCCGAATCCGTGGAGTGCGTGGAAGCGTTGCGATGCATACTGAGCTGCTTATCCGCTTCGGGTACGCCACTGCGCTGCCCTGGTTGCGTCAAGCGCCAGAAGCCGGCGGCCACGCCGTTATCGCTGTTGCCGGACCCGACGCGATCGTTGCTCGCGGCATTGAGTTGCACTCGGCCGACCACAAGCACACCGCGAACTTCATTATTAGCGCTGGCGAGACCCGCGACCTGACGATGACCTGGTATCCAGCACATCGCAACCCACCTTCCGCCGTCAATGTCGACGAGGTGCTTGCACACACTAGCGAGTGGTGGAATAGCTGGGCTTCGCACTGCGAGCCGACGGAGAAATATCCGGAGATCGTCAAGCGTTCACTCTTGGTGCTTCGCGCACTGACTCACGAAGACACGGGCGGAATCGTTGCCGCCGCTACGACCAGTCTTCCTGAGTGGTTCGGTGGCAGCCGCAACTGGGATTACCGGTATGTCTGGTTACGTGACGCAGCGCTCACTTTGCACGTATTGCTCGATCACGGCTATGTCGCGGAAGCTGAGGCTTGGCGCCGTTGGCTGCTGCGGGCCATCGCAGGAGATCCTGCTGATGTGCAAATCATGTACGGTCTCTCCGGTGAACGTTGGCTCGAGGAACGCGAGCTCGATTCTCTCCCCGGTTACGAAGGCGCGAGCCCGGTCCGCATCGGTAACGGAGCGTTCAATCAGTTCCAGGGCGATGTGTTCGGCGAAGTTATGGTGGCCCTTCAGGCTGCCCGTCGAGCCGGCGTGCATGAGAACGATTTTTCGTGGCCGCTTCAGCGTGCCCTGATGACTTTCGTTGAGGACAACTGGAACCGGCCTGACAATGGCATCTGGGAGATTCGTGGCCCCGAGCGCCACTTCACGCATTCACGAGTGATGCTGTGGGCCGCCCTAGATTGTGCGATCACAGCCGTCGAAGAGTTTGGTCTCGAAGGTCCTGTCGAGACGTGGATCAAGATCCGCGCGGAGATCCATGAAGAGATCGAGCGTGATGGTTGGGATGCCGAGCGCGGCACCTACACCCAGTACTACGGCGGAACCGGCGTCGATGCGTCGCTGCTGCAACTTCCGCAGGTTGGCTACCTTGCTGCTGATGATCCCCGGATGCTCGGCACTGTTGCCGCAATCGAAGAGGAACTTCTCGTGGACGGCCTTGTCTTGCGCTATCTCACGGAATCGGGAGTCGATGGGCTACCCGAGGGCGAGAACCCGTTCCTCGCGTGCTCTTTCTGGCTGGTAGAGCAGTACGCCAGCTCTGGCCGGCTCGCTGACGCGACCATGTTGATGGATCGTCTCGTTGGTTTCGCCAACGATGTCGGACTCATTAGCGAGGAGTACGACACCGTCAATGAACGCCAAGCCGGCAACACTCCACAGGCACTCAGCCACCTCGCTCTCGTGCGCGCGGCCGACGCGATCTCGAAAGTAACGAGCCTGAAGTGA
- a CDS encoding App1 family protein encodes MARLGTAHTHTQAAGEILHRAARIEDAFHRWRERRGRKRGLTTTIIPYSSYGATTWVRVLCRVVLTRGTETSKKRAEKVRGWRSFFSIPVNDEVVTVTIGGTEVQLTPGRGGVIDEQVAVALTPGWQTASLDSAGSDATIAHIFVVDPKADFGIISDVDDTVMVTALPRPLLAAWNTFVLDEHARRPVAGMAVLYDRLARANPIAPVIYLSTGAWNVAPTLTRFLRRNLYPRGAMLLTDWGPTHDRWFRSGAEHKKDSLRRLAAEFPAIKWLLVGDDGQHDEEIYGEFSASHPENVAAVAIRQLSTGEAVLAGGRSKMAERESQSSVPWRFAPDGARLAVELRELGLIND; translated from the coding sequence ATGGCTCGACTCGGCACAGCCCACACGCACACGCAGGCTGCAGGAGAAATTCTGCATCGCGCGGCTCGAATCGAGGACGCATTCCATCGCTGGCGAGAGCGCCGCGGTCGCAAACGTGGGCTAACGACGACGATCATTCCGTACAGCAGCTACGGCGCGACAACGTGGGTTCGGGTGCTCTGCCGCGTGGTGCTCACCCGCGGAACCGAGACATCGAAGAAGCGTGCCGAAAAGGTTCGCGGTTGGCGCAGCTTCTTCAGCATTCCCGTCAACGACGAGGTCGTTACCGTCACCATCGGAGGCACTGAGGTTCAGCTCACTCCGGGCCGTGGTGGTGTTATCGATGAGCAAGTGGCTGTCGCCCTCACTCCGGGTTGGCAAACGGCATCCCTCGACTCCGCAGGCTCCGACGCCACCATTGCCCACATTTTTGTTGTTGACCCAAAGGCAGATTTTGGCATCATCTCTGATGTCGACGACACTGTCATGGTCACCGCCCTCCCCCGACCGCTTCTGGCCGCCTGGAATACTTTCGTCCTCGACGAACACGCGAGACGCCCCGTTGCGGGCATGGCGGTGCTCTACGACCGTTTAGCGCGCGCGAACCCGATTGCGCCGGTGATCTACCTGTCGACCGGAGCGTGGAATGTTGCCCCGACACTCACGCGTTTCCTCAGACGAAACCTCTATCCCCGCGGAGCCATGCTCCTGACCGACTGGGGACCGACCCACGACCGATGGTTCCGTAGCGGTGCGGAACACAAGAAAGACAGTCTTCGTCGACTCGCGGCCGAGTTCCCGGCGATCAAGTGGCTGCTTGTCGGCGACGACGGACAACATGACGAAGAAATTTACGGTGAGTTTTCGGCCAGCCACCCCGAGAATGTCGCTGCGGTAGCAATTCGGCAGCTATCGACGGGGGAAGCTGTGCTTGCTGGAGGCCGAAGCAAAATGGCCGAGCGCGAAAGTCAGTCGTCTGTCCCGTGGAGATTTGCCCCTGATGGCGCCCGTTTAGCAGTTGAACTACGAGAACTCGGGCTCATCAACGATTGA
- a CDS encoding SOS response-associated peptidase — protein sequence MDDTVNQMITEFVTATGRPPEEWQADWLATPIVRPTDQVPILLNSHEDRTDPGSALVPRAALAQWWLTPPFSRVLRGRNATFNARSETVTQKPTFRGAVVRQRAVLPSIGYFETKKDGSTSVPHYITSPDGLLFFAGLYSWWQDPALSSDDPARWHLTTTMLTQAATGALADIHDRMPVIVARDSIDSWIDPRVRGDEDLVRATVAASAVLSEKLFAEPQPAQ from the coding sequence ATGGATGACACAGTCAACCAAATGATCACTGAATTCGTTACCGCAACGGGCAGACCACCGGAAGAATGGCAAGCGGATTGGCTCGCTACGCCCATTGTGCGCCCCACCGATCAGGTTCCGATCCTGCTCAATAGTCATGAAGATCGCACCGATCCGGGCTCAGCACTTGTTCCGCGTGCCGCACTAGCCCAATGGTGGTTGACGCCGCCTTTTTCCCGCGTGTTGCGTGGCAGGAACGCGACATTCAATGCACGCAGTGAAACAGTCACCCAAAAACCCACGTTTCGCGGCGCCGTCGTGCGCCAACGAGCCGTGCTTCCGTCGATTGGCTACTTCGAGACCAAAAAGGACGGGAGCACATCCGTCCCGCACTACATCACCTCGCCTGACGGCTTACTGTTCTTTGCCGGGCTGTATTCCTGGTGGCAAGATCCAGCGCTTTCCTCCGACGATCCTGCGCGCTGGCATCTCACCACCACCATGCTCACGCAGGCGGCGACGGGGGCTTTGGCCGATATCCATGACCGGATGCCCGTCATCGTTGCCCGGGATTCCATCGACTCATGGATCGACCCACGCGTTCGCGGCGACGAAGATTTGGTGCGTGCGACAGTCGCGGCATCTGCCGTCCTGAGTGAAAAATTGTTCGCTGAGCCTCAGCCAGCGCAATAG
- a CDS encoding TetR/AcrR family transcriptional regulator — MSAHTTIDIAAEPAVSLRNEPVQARSTARLTALLDAAASIVDEVGIERLTTAMVAERAGASIGTVYRYFPDRIVLLQALGSRNFERVMARITDAIKDPAHADWRGALSTAFASVIDTYRTEPGFRGLRVGDQLDLRPLPNGRTHKSLVAERIVDALSTRFGVENSAASRFTLEAGLEMSDALVARAFLTNPQGDQEFIDISTSAVRGFIGDNIGW, encoded by the coding sequence GTGTCCGCACATACAACTATTGACATCGCGGCTGAACCAGCAGTCTCGCTTCGTAACGAACCAGTGCAAGCACGAAGCACTGCGCGTCTTACCGCACTACTCGATGCAGCTGCATCGATTGTCGACGAGGTCGGCATTGAGCGACTAACCACCGCTATGGTCGCCGAACGCGCCGGAGCGTCGATCGGCACCGTTTACCGCTACTTCCCTGACCGTATCGTGTTGCTTCAGGCCTTGGGCTCGCGCAACTTCGAGCGCGTAATGGCGCGCATCACTGATGCGATCAAGGATCCAGCTCACGCTGACTGGCGCGGCGCGCTCAGCACCGCTTTTGCCTCGGTCATTGATACCTACCGCACCGAGCCCGGTTTCCGTGGGCTCCGCGTAGGGGATCAGCTTGATTTGCGCCCATTGCCCAACGGCCGTACGCACAAGTCACTCGTGGCTGAGCGCATTGTCGATGCACTGTCAACTCGCTTCGGAGTAGAAAATTCCGCTGCGAGTCGATTTACTCTTGAAGCGGGCCTTGAGATGAGCGATGCACTCGTTGCTCGGGCGTTCCTCACGAACCCACAGGGTGATCAGGAATTTATCGACATAAGCACCTCGGCCGTACGCGGATTCATTGGTGACAACATCGGTTGGTAA
- a CDS encoding ABC transporter ATP-binding protein, producing the protein MIEFRAVTKQFGDGTVAVDNFDLVIPSRKITVFVGSSGSGKTTLLRMINRMVDLTEGDIDIDGDSIMSKEPVALRRSIGYVMQNSGLLPHFKVIDNVTTVPVLNGVPKKLARAQALELLDTVGLSRTLANRYPSQLSGGQQQRVGVARGLAANPNILLMDEPFGAVDPIVRAELQQEIIRLQRELDKTVVFVTHDIDEAFLLGDQVVILEKSAKIAQVGSPTEIMSNPASDFVADFIGTQRGKRALSLKKTASGTIVVDSEGRSAGVLVGGSSQ; encoded by the coding sequence ATGATTGAATTTCGAGCAGTAACCAAGCAATTTGGCGACGGTACCGTCGCTGTAGACAATTTTGATCTCGTGATTCCTTCACGCAAGATCACCGTGTTCGTTGGATCGTCAGGTAGCGGTAAGACCACGCTGCTCCGGATGATCAATCGCATGGTTGATCTCACTGAGGGCGATATCGACATTGATGGCGACAGCATCATGAGCAAGGAGCCAGTGGCTCTCCGGCGCAGCATCGGCTATGTGATGCAAAACTCGGGGTTACTGCCGCACTTCAAAGTCATCGACAACGTGACGACGGTGCCGGTGCTCAATGGCGTTCCGAAGAAACTGGCGCGCGCTCAGGCGCTCGAGCTTCTCGACACCGTTGGGCTGAGCCGCACGCTCGCTAATCGCTACCCGAGTCAACTCTCGGGCGGGCAGCAGCAGCGCGTCGGCGTAGCACGCGGCCTAGCGGCCAACCCCAACATCTTGCTGATGGACGAGCCCTTTGGCGCCGTTGACCCAATTGTGAGGGCTGAACTCCAACAGGAGATCATTCGGCTGCAGCGCGAGCTCGACAAAACGGTGGTGTTCGTCACGCACGATATTGATGAGGCCTTCCTGCTCGGAGACCAAGTTGTCATCCTCGAGAAATCTGCGAAAATCGCGCAAGTGGGCAGCCCGACCGAGATCATGTCGAACCCTGCCAGCGACTTTGTCGCTGATTTCATCGGCACCCAACGCGGAAAGCGTGCGCTGTCCTTGAAGAAGACTGCATCGGGAACGATCGTGGTCGACAGCGAGGGCCGCAGCGCTGGCGTACTAGTCGGTGGATCGAGTCAATAG
- a CDS encoding ABC transporter permease, translating into MTWIIGNLDLIWALTIEHVRLSILPILLGFLISIPLGWFAYRFKLTRGILLTVAGLLYTIPSLALFVILPPLLGISFLSELNITIALTLYAVAIMARSVADALSSVDPAIRQSATAVGFGGWRRFWTVDFPLAGPVVLAGLRVAAVSTVSLVTVGILIGVESLGYLFTNGFQRRIIEEVFAGVVMTVIVALLIDRALVLLGRLLMPWATVKKTKSTQRNLTVQGASS; encoded by the coding sequence GTGACGTGGATCATCGGCAATCTCGATTTGATCTGGGCGCTCACGATTGAACACGTTCGACTGAGCATTCTCCCGATCCTTCTCGGCTTTCTCATCTCAATTCCCTTGGGATGGTTCGCTTATCGTTTCAAGCTCACCCGCGGAATCTTGTTGACCGTGGCCGGCCTGCTCTACACGATTCCTTCCTTGGCGCTGTTCGTGATCTTGCCGCCGCTGCTCGGAATCAGCTTCCTCAGCGAACTCAACATCACTATTGCGCTCACGCTGTATGCCGTCGCGATCATGGCGCGTTCAGTGGCGGACGCGCTCTCATCAGTCGATCCCGCGATTCGTCAGTCGGCAACCGCCGTGGGATTTGGCGGATGGCGGCGGTTCTGGACGGTTGATTTTCCTCTTGCCGGCCCTGTAGTTCTCGCAGGGTTGAGGGTGGCAGCCGTTTCCACCGTGAGCTTAGTCACCGTGGGCATCCTGATCGGAGTCGAGAGCCTCGGTTACCTCTTCACCAACGGATTCCAGCGTCGAATTATTGAAGAAGTTTTTGCCGGTGTCGTCATGACGGTGATTGTCGCGCTGCTTATCGACCGCGCGCTCGTACTTCTGGGTCGGCTGCTCATGCCGTGGGCGACAGTCAAGAAAACTAAATCCACCCAGCGCAATCTCACTGTTCAAGGAGCATCCTCGTGA
- a CDS encoding ABC transporter permease, translated as MNLLVEAMQWLFSPERLGGSNPIPLRIEEHLFYTFISVAIAAIIAIPIGFYIGHTGKGRDFAVGLSGAARALPSFGLILFLVLLIGVAQAQLQLAAITAFVLLAIPSILAGAYAGVEAVDRRVIDAARAVGMTEWQILWKVEVPIGLPLLIGGLRASTLQVVATATLAAYVGLGGLGIFIFRGLPLQRYDEMLGSALLIAALALALDGIFALIQQFAIPRGVSAGRAKDVRTSSPRRRTVAAQAVQERRG; from the coding sequence GTGAATCTTCTTGTCGAAGCAATGCAATGGCTGTTCTCCCCGGAACGGCTTGGTGGAAGCAACCCGATCCCGCTCCGCATTGAAGAACATCTCTTCTACACTTTTATCTCGGTGGCGATAGCGGCCATCATCGCTATTCCGATCGGCTTCTATATCGGGCATACCGGCAAGGGCCGCGATTTTGCGGTTGGGCTCTCTGGCGCGGCCCGCGCACTGCCATCGTTCGGCTTAATTTTGTTCTTGGTGCTCTTGATCGGTGTCGCCCAAGCGCAACTTCAACTAGCCGCGATCACCGCTTTCGTGTTGCTCGCTATCCCTTCGATACTCGCCGGTGCGTACGCGGGTGTCGAAGCCGTAGATCGTCGCGTTATTGACGCCGCGCGCGCCGTCGGAATGACCGAATGGCAGATCCTCTGGAAGGTGGAAGTGCCGATCGGTCTTCCGCTGCTCATCGGAGGTCTTCGCGCGTCGACGCTCCAAGTGGTGGCCACGGCCACGCTCGCGGCCTATGTCGGCCTCGGAGGCTTGGGAATCTTCATCTTCCGCGGGCTTCCGCTGCAACGCTACGACGAGATGTTGGGCAGCGCGCTTCTTATTGCCGCGCTCGCGCTCGCACTCGATGGAATATTCGCACTCATTCAGCAATTCGCAATTCCCCGCGGAGTTTCGGCTGGGCGTGCTAAAGATGTCCGCACGTCGTCACCTCGACGACGCACGGTGGCAGCACAAGCTGTCCAAGAAAGAAGAGGATAG
- a CDS encoding ABC transporter substrate-binding protein, with translation MFTAKNKGRLALGAAAVGVAIALSGCATSDPLDTGSSDDNANSETIVVGSQAYYSNEIIAEIYAQALEGAGFDVERQFQIGQRDVYLTALESGDVDLIPEYTGNLLQFYKADTTATASEDVYAELAGALPEGLTVLDQAAATDQDSYNVTADFAAENSLTSLADLAGVSDLKLGGNAELEERPYGPAGLQDVYGATVGFTATGDTTVDALVAGTINIANVYSADPRIQTENLVSLTDPEGLFLASNVVPLVNADVADSIADVINAVNAKLSPEGLVALNVQSTVDKMSSDDIASAWLSENGLS, from the coding sequence ATGTTCACAGCTAAGAACAAAGGCCGGCTCGCGCTTGGCGCAGCCGCGGTCGGGGTGGCAATCGCCCTGTCAGGGTGTGCAACTAGTGATCCCCTGGACACTGGATCGAGTGACGACAACGCCAACAGCGAGACCATCGTTGTTGGATCGCAGGCGTACTACTCCAACGAAATCATTGCCGAGATCTATGCTCAGGCACTTGAAGGCGCAGGATTCGACGTGGAACGCCAGTTCCAAATCGGACAGCGCGACGTCTACCTTACCGCGCTTGAAAGTGGCGACGTGGATCTCATTCCTGAGTACACGGGTAACCTTCTCCAGTTCTACAAGGCCGACACCACGGCGACCGCGTCGGAAGACGTATACGCCGAACTCGCAGGCGCACTGCCTGAGGGCCTCACCGTTCTCGATCAGGCCGCGGCTACCGATCAGGACTCCTACAACGTGACCGCCGACTTCGCAGCGGAAAACTCGCTGACGAGTCTTGCGGACCTCGCCGGGGTCAGCGACCTCAAGCTCGGTGGAAACGCCGAACTCGAAGAGCGCCCCTATGGTCCCGCCGGACTCCAAGACGTTTATGGTGCGACCGTTGGCTTCACTGCCACGGGAGACACCACCGTTGACGCCTTGGTTGCGGGCACCATCAACATCGCCAACGTCTACAGCGCAGATCCGCGCATCCAGACCGAAAACCTCGTGTCCTTGACGGACCCGGAAGGTCTGTTCCTGGCATCCAACGTCGTTCCGCTAGTGAACGCCGATGTTGCCGACTCGATTGCCGACGTCATCAATGCGGTAAACGCCAAGCTCAGCCCTGAGGGCCTTGTTGCTCTCAACGTGCAGAGCACAGTCGACAAGATGTCCTCAGACGACATCGCCAGCGCTTGGTTGAGCGAGAACGGCCTCAGCTAG
- a CDS encoding DedA family protein — MSAESSAAGVDFGQWVNSALTYILDTVESVDPVLRTALAGVAIMLETSILVGLLVPGDTVVLVASSAVGSVFEATILVAVVVVGALIGESVGFALGRYFGPKIRHSRLGKRIGEQHWVQAERYLGRRGGIAVFISRFLPVLHSLIPVTVGMSTMRYRTFMAWTVPATSIWSIAYVSVGALTAGSFRELLDQLHYAGYVFVGVIAAIAIIALIAKKLLHRSQLRHMDHRDDEE, encoded by the coding sequence CTGAGTGCTGAATCTAGCGCTGCGGGCGTCGACTTTGGCCAGTGGGTCAATAGTGCTCTGACGTACATTCTCGACACCGTTGAGTCGGTCGATCCGGTGCTGCGAACTGCCTTGGCTGGCGTCGCAATCATGTTGGAAACGTCGATCCTGGTCGGGCTACTTGTGCCAGGAGACACGGTGGTTTTGGTTGCTAGCAGCGCGGTCGGCAGCGTCTTCGAGGCGACAATTCTTGTCGCTGTTGTGGTTGTGGGTGCCTTGATCGGCGAGAGCGTCGGTTTCGCTCTTGGGCGCTATTTCGGCCCAAAGATTCGGCATTCTCGGTTGGGCAAACGCATCGGCGAGCAGCATTGGGTTCAAGCTGAGCGCTATCTCGGCCGCCGCGGCGGCATCGCCGTTTTCATTTCCCGCTTTCTGCCGGTGCTGCACTCGCTCATTCCCGTGACAGTAGGTATGAGCACAATGCGTTACCGCACTTTTATGGCGTGGACGGTACCGGCCACGAGCATCTGGTCAATCGCCTACGTCTCCGTCGGTGCCCTGACGGCGGGGAGTTTCCGGGAGCTACTCGACCAGCTTCACTACGCCGGCTACGTTTTTGTCGGCGTCATCGCGGCCATTGCGATCATCGCTCTCATCGCCAAAAAACTTCTCCATCGCTCTCAGTTGCGCCACATGGACCATCGCGACGACGAAGAGTAG
- a CDS encoding aminotransferase class IV, which produces MSADAIYRWQNDQLIEVMPLDVPETPLTVADSWLVDAGKILALNLHRQRFMDAVPATLHDSAENFFTSAVAALPRAGTWFPRVELRGGDFFLRLRANPELRRSAKVISFTGDDPRTQPTVKGPDLVALGLVNTGARNHGADEAILLTEDGYVIEGAYSAILWWRGEILCGPPAEFDRVDSVTARSVLTLARALGLDTHEEAVTPAELAETEVWVVNALHGIRIVSEWVDGPAVAEKPGRLEQWRTRLGALARTI; this is translated from the coding sequence ATGAGTGCGGACGCAATTTATCGGTGGCAGAACGATCAACTAATCGAAGTAATGCCGTTAGACGTCCCGGAAACCCCACTGACGGTGGCCGATTCCTGGCTAGTTGACGCCGGCAAGATTCTCGCGCTCAATTTGCACCGCCAACGATTTATGGATGCCGTGCCCGCCACTCTGCACGATTCTGCCGAGAATTTTTTCACTTCTGCTGTCGCGGCCCTCCCCCGCGCTGGCACGTGGTTTCCGCGGGTTGAGCTTCGCGGAGGCGACTTTTTTCTGCGCCTGCGCGCCAACCCGGAATTGCGCCGCTCGGCGAAGGTGATCAGTTTCACGGGCGATGATCCTCGCACTCAGCCGACGGTGAAAGGCCCAGATCTTGTAGCCCTGGGTCTCGTAAATACGGGTGCTCGAAACCATGGTGCCGACGAAGCGATTCTGCTGACCGAGGATGGTTACGTCATCGAGGGGGCGTACAGTGCGATTCTCTGGTGGCGAGGTGAGATCTTGTGCGGACCACCCGCTGAGTTCGATCGCGTCGATAGCGTTACGGCGCGCAGCGTGCTCACTCTGGCCCGCGCGCTTGGCCTCGACACTCACGAGGAGGCGGTGACGCCTGCCGAGCTGGCAGAAACCGAGGTGTGGGTCGTGAATGCTCTGCACGGTATTCGGATTGTCTCAGAGTGGGTCGATGGGCCTGCGGTCGCAGAGAAGCCGGGCCGTCTGGAGCAGTGGCGCACGCGACTGGGGGCTCTGGCTCGCACTATTTAG